The DNA window CATTGCCTTATAACTCGCCAAAATTGGTGTTCCCTATACCTTTACGTGAGATAAATGCAAATGCTAATCTAACCCAGAACGAAGGTTACTAAAAAGAAAGCCCCGGAACTGTCCGGGGCTTTCTTTTTAACGTAAAAATCTAACTTATTTCTCCAAGCTTCATCAGCGCGTAAAACAAGCCGGTACAATGCAATGCTTGTGGAATCTTGTTTTCGGCAAGCAATTGTTTTACTTCATCAATGGTGTATTCAAACACCTCTATTCGTTCGTGTTCATCCAAATGTTGTTCCTGAACTTTTCTGCCGCCACGCGCCAAATAACAATAAGTTACATTGGCGGCAGTAGAAGGATTGGCATACACCGTCGAAATTAGCTCAATGCTGTTAAACTCATAGCCGGTTTCTTCTAGCAGCTCGCGGCGCATACCTTCGTCGCGGCCTTCACCATCTTCTATAACACCGCCGGGCAACTCTAGCGATAATATGCCTGCTGCATGCCTGTACTGGCGTATCAGCACTATCTTATTGTCTGTAGTGAGTGCAACTGCATTGGCCCAATTGGGATATTCTAAAACGTAGTAATCATCTACAATTGTTCCATCGGGCATTTCACATCGTTCAGATCTCAACGTGGCCCATGGGCTTTTATGCACATAGGTGGTCGAGAGAACTTT is part of the Mucilaginibacter terrenus genome and encodes:
- a CDS encoding NUDIX hydrolase; this encodes MDNYKWKVLSTTYVHKSPWATLRSERCEMPDGTIVDDYYVLEYPNWANAVALTTDNKIVLIRQYRHAAGILSLELPGGVIEDGEGRDEGMRRELLEETGYEFNSIELISTVYANPSTAANVTYCYLARGGRKVQEQHLDEHERIEVFEYTIDEVKQLLAENKIPQALHCTGLFYALMKLGEIS